A DNA window from Acinetobacter sp. 10FS3-1 contains the following coding sequences:
- a CDS encoding DUF5713 family protein, producing the protein MFADLLLPMFDDEYYPDILVAEVKQHIERFAEKVSKSGLTEQEVYPLAHLAVAEINAMKPQFEDLDSSLDGTAADYIAEAMMMVVQELGLFDLEVEELVANREW; encoded by the coding sequence ATGTTTGCAGATTTACTTCTCCCTATGTTCGATGATGAATATTATCCCGATATTCTGGTTGCTGAGGTTAAGCAGCACATTGAGCGTTTCGCTGAAAAAGTGTCAAAGTCCGGTTTGACTGAGCAAGAGGTATATCCACTTGCACATCTTGCGGTTGCTGAAATTAATGCCATGAAGCCGCAGTTTGAAGATCTGGATTCTTCTCTGGATGGTACGGCTGCAGATTATATTGCAGAAGCCATGATGATGGTGGTACAGGAGCTTGGTCTGTTTGATCTCGAGGTGGAAGAGCTGGTCGCTAACCGTGAATGGTAA
- the folP gene encoding dihydropteroate synthase yields MQLKPLRPQIWNFGRLTLDLSQPQVMGILNVTPDSFSDGGRHNSKDAALVRALAMLAEGATVIDIGGESTRPGASVVTVEEEIRRVVPVVEALAKHDVIISIDTSEPEVIKAAVKAGAHIWNDVRALTRPLALATAAELNIPVIVMHMRGEPTTMNNLDQYQDVTKDVMRELGQRVQDALDAGVRPEHIMIDPGFGFAKNAQQNLKLLQEFYKLTEMGYPILSALSRKRFIGAVLDATDPEQRAVGSATAHLLSIQQGACMVRVHDVKATVDAIKIWQAMQQAI; encoded by the coding sequence ATGCAGCTGAAGCCGCTACGTCCACAAATCTGGAATTTTGGTCGTTTAACCCTGGATTTGTCTCAGCCGCAGGTAATGGGGATTTTAAATGTGACTCCAGATTCCTTTAGCGATGGCGGACGACACAACTCTAAAGATGCTGCACTCGTGCGGGCACTGGCTATGCTAGCAGAAGGTGCAACAGTTATTGATATTGGTGGGGAATCTACCCGTCCCGGTGCATCTGTAGTCACAGTAGAAGAAGAAATCCGTCGAGTGGTGCCGGTGGTTGAGGCACTGGCCAAACATGATGTGATTATCTCCATTGATACTTCAGAGCCAGAAGTGATTAAGGCTGCGGTCAAAGCAGGCGCACATATCTGGAATGATGTACGTGCGCTGACTCGTCCGCTGGCATTAGCAACTGCGGCAGAGTTGAATATCCCCGTGATTGTCATGCACATGCGTGGTGAGCCGACCACCATGAACAATCTAGATCAATATCAGGATGTCACTAAGGACGTCATGCGTGAACTGGGCCAGCGGGTTCAGGATGCTCTGGACGCGGGAGTTAGGCCTGAACATATCATGATTGATCCAGGCTTTGGCTTTGCTAAAAATGCCCAGCAAAATCTGAAATTACTTCAAGAGTTTTATAAACTGACTGAGATGGGCTATCCGATTTTATCGGCATTATCACGTAAACGTTTTATTGGAGCGGTATTGGACGCTACAGACCCAGAGCAGCGCGCAGTAGGCTCGGCAACCGCACATTTACTCAGTATCCAGCAAGGGGCCTGCATGGTGCGTGTCCATGATGTAAAAGCCACCGTAGACGCAATCAAGATCTGGCAGGCGATGCAGCAGGCAATTTAA